The genomic window AAGACCTCTGTGACACCAAGGGCAAGTGAGAAGTCAGCCAGTGAAAGGTCTGATTCAATGCGTGACTAAATCTGGTTAGATACAAAATCTTCAATTACCCCTTCTCTTAGATGTGGAAGTGCTAACATAAATGTTAAGAACAGTTAGGATACTATATTAACCAGTAGAAACAAGTGCTTTCTAACAACAGAAGTGATTGAGGGCACTGAAAAAAAGGGCAGAACCACCACAATACTTTGGTtaaaattttcttgttttgtttttaccctGCTTCTGGTGCAATGAGTTGTACCTTCCAGAGCCAGTGTGAATTTGTGGATTCCCAAAGGTTACTGGCACCAGAAGCCTAATCCATGCACTGAAGCATGTACCCTTAACAGACTCTGTGCTGAGATGCAGACTCTCCATCCAGCTCAGTGGTCCCTAGGGGATTTTCACCTCCAGCCTTTCACTGGATCCCTCTTTGCTGCCACCTCCTATCATGCCAGCGGTAAGCACGGGCTAGAAAGCTCTCTGACCCTGTCGGGGGCCAGCTGGGTATCTTCGCCCCATGCTTCCCAGCATTGCTTGTTCTGGGAACACTGGCACCGACGCCACACAGGCCTGGCATTTCCTTGGGTTTCATCTCTGCCACAGGTGGTCAAAACAGTTTAGTCACATCTCATGTACATTTGTGTGGACTCTGGGAAAATGGTTGACCAGAATAGTGATATTCCTgtgagatgaaatccaaagaaGCTTGTTAGGAAGGATagggggaaaagggagaacTTGTTCAGTTGTTGAGGCGTTGTTATTGTCGGAAAGCTCCAGCAGTGATTGGGTAACTTCTGAAATGACAGCGTCAAGAGACTAaaaactgaagtgttttgttttgacaaTACAGTTAACGTTGTTGGCTTAATGACCACTGTGGTGAAAAGCCTTCTTGTTTAAACATACTTCTGTCTTTGCTTAAGTTATATGACATCTCTGGATGTCCCCAAAATGGCTCCAGTAAATTCAGGGGAGATGATATTTGGCAATGTTGAGATAGTCATTGTTAAAAGCTAGAAAccaagaagaatttttttccctttgagttTTATGAAAttgaacaaaacagaatttcaatAAATCCTGACTCTAATTCAGGGAAAACCCCtttgaggaaacagaaaatggaaactgGACAGTCTGAGTACACAGAGACTACAGTAgagtgcttttttaaaaagtatttgtgaACAGTGAAAAACAAGAAGCCCAAGCAGAAGGTCAATAGAGATTATCGTTTCCAGTGCATCTATTTCCTTCTtaaactgattatttttctttaccgCCATTTCTTGcagatctctctttttttgccaTGTCAGCTGACAGCCACCAGCTCCACACTCATTCCTACCAGGATGCTCTAAGTTCTACTTGTCACAGTCTCTTGAATGCCAACAGTCACCCCTTGTCAAAGAGCTCGTCAAGTCTGGCCTATACTGGGCAATCAACTTTAGAGGAAAGGCAAAGCAACAAACAGGAGCTGAAGAAAAGCCACAGTAGCACCGTCTGCCATACCCTGGGAAACGAGAGTGACGCCAGGAGCGTGCCGAGTCCTGGATGGTCTTTCTCGCAGCCTGGGGCGATGGGACTTGGGGCAGCGGTCCCAAGCGATCAGGCAGCCGATGACAATTCACAGAGCAGAACTAAGACTACAAACCATCTTCTTATCGCTGAACAGTCCCCAGCATCCCGGGAAGCAAGGGGCAATAAGATGCGTGTAAAGAGCACCACTGTTGAGAATGTTTCTTCAGCCTGCGCTGTACACCAGCAAAGCTCGTGTGAAATGGAAGAACCAGGAACTGCCCTTCAGAGAAGCCACTCAGACCTAACTCGCAGTTGCAAACAGCAGACTTATGTCACTTGCACAGAAACCAGTGCTACTCACTCCACCCTAACCTCTTCTAGCTGCAGGCATGGTCTGCCAGTGGCTGCGATGTCTTTCCCAACACAGACATACGGATCAGAAACAAATGACAATACATCTCACTATCAAAACCTTGTGACTCATCTTCCAGTTCTACCTAGAGACCAAGAAGTACCCACAAATAGCTTTGAGAGCAGTGGACTTCCACGTAATGCTACTGTTTACACAGATCCTGGAACCTTTCACACTGCTGTTCTAGGACCCCACgtgcctggaaatggtttctCAAACAGGACACTGTTCAGTCAGGCCACGGGGTTTATTCACGGTGGTCTGACTTACAGTAATCTTCCAAACTCTGCATACTCCCCCATGGTGATGGCAGTTCATAACAATGCTGCAGGGCCCTGTAATACAAGGCAGGACCCCTGTATGAAAGCAGATGCCACGGTCCCTGCCTATTGCCATTCTTTGCCCATACCATCTATACAACTTGTTCCGCGGTTGGTATGCTCTGTTAGCGAGTCGGGAAAAGAGCAGGCAGCACCTGGCTATTTTCACTCCTTTTCTACTTCAGACATTCTGACATATCCTAAGCTGGTGTCTTCAGTAAGCGAATCGGGCCTGGATGCCAAGAGAGTCCTGAAGTGCTGTAGCAACGCTGCAGAACAACATGCTCAACACTGCGCTCAGCAGCAAACAGCTCCTCCAGAAACAAAGGCTGCCTGTGTTGCCTTTAGTAGCCAGCAAGGTGCAGACACGGTAATGACAACCAAGGATATGTGGACTATGACCTCTATGAATGACTTAACTAAAGGACTGAAACCAGCTCTCGAGCACAGAGATGCCGAGGTACAAACGCTTTCAACCATGGAATGCAAATCTGTGGCAAcaagcccagcagctgcagcaggtggcCACTCGCATGTGTTCCCGGAGGTGAACCTGGAGCAAGACCTGGAGGCCCCCAAATCTCCAGTACGTGAAGTGAGATGGGATGACGAAGGAATGACATGGGAAGTGTATGGGGCATCTGTGGATCCAGAAGTCCTTGGGTTAGCCATTCAAAAACACCTCGAGATTCAAATAGAACAATTCCAGACAGAGCCTGCTCAGCCGGCTGGGAAAAGTAATGAGGAGCCATCTTCTgataaaatggggaaaaaaaggccgTTCAGAACAATGATGCATTCCCTGAGATACCCGAGCTGTTGTGCTCGTTCCAGTACTGCAGTGGAGTGAGCACAGCTGGGggacagctgtgctgctcttaAAGCATAAATAAATGCTGACTCTTATGTGTTAACACAGTACATGTGGACAATCCACTCCAGGGTAAGTGGGAAAGGTTCTGTGGCCATCAAATACTCATCAAAGCAAGGAAAAACCCTTGTTGGGCCAGAAAACAGAGGACATGAGGCTGTACCTACATCAGGCCATCTGAATGCTCTTGACTGTATTTAATGTAGCACTGTTTTATTCTTCTATGTTAGTTTTAAATCATTGTAAGgaataagatttattttctaaatgatgcctctttttaaaataacaatggttttttttctgtattttaataatttaggGTTAGAAGACAATTAGAAAATTATGCTTTAATCAAAGTTCTTAGCTTTCAATCCTACTCCCTTCAATTGTTTTGGGGAGCTACTTTGCTGTTAATTTATAATAATGCTGACAATAAACCCACTTTTACAGTAGACAAAATGACGAACTAGTGCAATGCTCTGTGACGAGGAATTGTAACTTTTGCTACGTAACTCTGTGAAGTAATTTTGATACTGCTAGTCTGAACACTTCCCTTTGCAAGCTGATGTGCAGTTGGAGGATGCTCCTGCAACTTTCAAATTAGTTTGTAGTTATGATGAATTACACTCTAAATATCCAGAAGTGGTGTTCACCAAGCGATTGACACAAATGTACAGTATTACCAGAGATGACTCCTGTAATGTGAATTACTTATGGGAGGCTTATTAGAGAGATGAAACAAAAGCTGTTCAGATTAGTCTGTCGCACTATCATACCCTACAAATCGtaagcagttttgttttg from Phalacrocorax carbo chromosome 13, bPhaCar2.1, whole genome shotgun sequence includes these protein-coding regions:
- the GPRIN2 gene encoding G protein-regulated inducer of neurite outgrowth 2, whose protein sequence is MRRQGVVLGKGPTVAADKDLSFFAMSADSHQLHTHSYQDALSSTCHSLLNANSHPLSKSSSSLAYTGQSTLEERQSNKQELKKSHSSTVCHTLGNESDARSVPSPGWSFSQPGAMGLGAAVPSDQAADDNSQSRTKTTNHLLIAEQSPASREARGNKMRVKSTTVENVSSACAVHQQSSCEMEEPGTALQRSHSDLTRSCKQQTYVTCTETSATHSTLTSSSCRHGLPVAAMSFPTQTYGSETNDNTSHYQNLVTHLPVLPRDQEVPTNSFESSGLPRNATVYTDPGTFHTAVLGPHVPGNGFSNRTLFSQATGFIHGGLTYSNLPNSAYSPMVMAVHNNAAGPCNTRQDPCMKADATVPAYCHSLPIPSIQLVPRLVCSVSESGKEQAAPGYFHSFSTSDILTYPKLVSSVSESGLDAKRVLKCCSNAAEQHAQHCAQQQTAPPETKAACVAFSSQQGADTVMTTKDMWTMTSMNDLTKGLKPALEHRDAEVQTLSTMECKSVATSPAAAAGGHSHVFPEVNLEQDLEAPKSPVREVRWDDEGMTWEVYGASVDPEVLGLAIQKHLEIQIEQFQTEPAQPAGKSNEEPSSDKMGKKRPFRTMMHSLRYPSCCARSSTAVE